From the Lathyrus oleraceus cultivar Zhongwan6 chromosome 4, CAAS_Psat_ZW6_1.0, whole genome shotgun sequence genome, one window contains:
- the LOC127137943 gene encoding uncharacterized protein LOC127137943 has protein sequence MYPSLEVEQHSEKDDDSSSSEKDMVAEGLCSLGKTVSDKGKSVASKTANASYSEKHDDANDVIDLEDDRSDDQEDNLLHHLKPSVAKRMKTRKGRSVADLMSARKAKKTAGIGPSKSWGKVEVKKRKKTTVRKSPVKVAVVDLDNISFHLEDGAAKWTFVIERRVVVERELGKDVVEVKEVMDLIKAAGLLKTVAGFSQCYEGLVKEFIINIPEDIADKNNKEFGKVFVRGKCITFSPIVINNFLGRKIEGAGELEATDNEVYREITARQPASKVGTIDELKETCKELGEGIRVTTTRKQSLEALIASLEQAEGENIEHTKEAEAHTSSERSANNDETSGNSVSSVDEAASSSSTD, from the exons atgtacccctctcTTGAGGTTGAACAACATAGTGAGAAGGATGATGATTCCTCCAGTTCTGAGAAGGACATGGTTGCTGAAGGGTTGTGCTCTCTAGGGAAAACTGTGTCTGATAAAGGAAAATCTGTGGCATCTAAAACTGCCAATGCTTCATACTCTGAGAAGCATGATGATGCAAACGatgtgattgacctagaggatgataggtcTGATGATCAAGAGGATAACTTACTTCATCATTTAAAGCCAAGTGTGGCTAAACGCATGAAGACTCGAAAAGGAAGATCTGTGGCTGATCTTATGTCAGCTAGAAAagctaagaagactgctggtaTTGGGCCCTCCAAATCTTGGGGCAAGGTTGaagtgaagaagaggaag AAAACCACTGTGAGGAAGTCTCCTGTTAAAGTTGCTGTTGTGGATTTGGATaacatctctttccatcttgaggATGGAGCTGCCAAGTGGACATTTGTGATTGAAAGAAGGGTGGTTGTGGAAAGGGAGTTGGGAAAAGATGTTGTTGAAgtcaaggaggtcatggacctgataaAGGCTGCTGGGTTGTTGAAGACTGTGGCTGGGTTCTCTCAATGCTATGAGGGTTTAGTTAAGGAATTCATTATCAACATTCCTGAGGATATTGCTGATAAGAACAACAAGGAATTTGGCAAGGTGTTTGTGAGGGGTAAGTGTATCACATTCTCTCCCATTGTTATTAACAATTTTCTGGGAAGAAAAATTGAGGGTGCAGGTGAATTGGaagctacagacaatgaggtctaTAGAGAGATTACAGCTAGGCAG ccagcctcaaaagTTGGAACAATTGATGAGCTTAAGGAGACTTGTAAAGAGCTGGGTGAAGGGATAAGGGTAACAACAACTAGGAAACAATCGTTGGAAGCCTTGATTGCcagcttggagcaagctgaagGTGAAAATATTGAACATactaaggaagctgaagcccacacctctagtgagagaTCTGCAAACAATGATGAGACAAGTGGCAATTCTGTTTCTAGTGTTGATGaagctgcaagctcaagctcTACTGATTAG
- the LOC127076084 gene encoding E3 ubiquitin-protein ligase SINAT3 gives MDSDSTVSSLIMMDEDLHSHQFSSSTSKLHTNGTPTSTSVHELLECPVCTNSMYPPIHQCHNGHTLCSTCKTRVHNRCPTCRQELGDIRCLALEKIAESLELPCRYTSVGCPEIFPYYSKLKHESVCNFRPYNCPYAGSDCSNVGDISQLVAHLRDDHRVDMHSGCTFNHRYVKSNPMEVENATWMLTVFHCFGQYFCLHFEAFQLGMAPVYMAFLRFMGDERDARSYSYSLEVGGSGRKLIYEGSPRSIRDSHKKVRDSHDGLIVYRNMALFFSGGDRKELKLRVTGRIWKEQQNPEGGVCIPNLCN, from the exons ATGGATTCAGATAGTACTGTGTCTTCTTTGATCATGATGGATGAAGATTTGCATTCACATCAGTTTTCTTCTTCAACTTCTAAGCTACATACCAATGGTACTCCTACTTCTACTAGTGTTCATGAGCTTCTTGAATGTCCTGTTTGTACCAATTCAATGTACCCTCCAATTCACCAG TGTCACAATGGGCATACCCTATGTTCAACTTGTAAGACAAGGGTACACAACAGGTGCCCGACTTGTAGACAGGAGCTCGGCGATATTCGGTGTTTAGCGTTGGAGAAGATAGCGGAATCACTTGAGCTTCCTTGCAGATACACCTCTGTTGGGTGTCCGGAGATATTTCCGTATTACAGCAAACTCAAACACGAGTCTGTTTGTAACTTCAGACCTTACAACTGTCCTTATGCCGGATCAGACTGTTCTAATGTTGGGGATATTTCGCAACTTGTTGCTCATTTAAGGGATGATCATAGAGTTGATATGCATTCTGGGTGCACCTTTAATCATCGTTATGTTAAGTCGAATCCCATGGAAGTGGAAAATGCTACATGGATGTTAACA GTCTTCCACTGTTTTGGACAATATTTCTGTCTCCATTTCGAAGCCTTTCAACTCGGAATGGCCCCAGTTTACATGGCATTCCTTCGTTTCATGGGCGACGAAAGAGACGCCAGAAGCTACAGCTACAGTCTCGAGGTAGGCGGAAGCGGCCGCAAACTAATCTACGAGGGAAGTCCAAGGAGCATTAGAGATAGCCACAAGAAAGTTAGAGACAGTCATGATGGCCTCATCGTATACCGAAACATGGCACTTTTCTTCTCTGGCGGCGATAGGAAAGAGTTGAAGTTAAGAGTTACCGGACGGATTTGGAAAGAACAGCAAAACCCTGAAGGTGGAGTCTGCATACCCAACTTGTGTAACTAG